A section of the Candidatus Nitrosacidococcus sp. I8 genome encodes:
- a CDS encoding pirin family protein: protein MKQRQVIQTVQGRSTYDGAGVHINRVMGTSQLLQLDPFLLLDEFKSDNPNDYIAGFPDHPHRGFETVTYMLTGRMRHKDNQGNKGLLTAGDVQWMTAGRGIVHSEMPEQEDGLLWGFQLWVNLPAQDKMTAPRYQDIQSERIPIFEENGVKVKVIAGEINGYKGPVDAPTTQPIYLDMELPPQASYSLSLLDHYSAFIYVYVGSAQVGNPIKTINQGTLAVLDSGNTITITTTDESARLLFIAGQPLKESIVRYGPFVMNSKEEIQQALADYQSGIL from the coding sequence ATGAAACAGCGACAGGTCATTCAAACCGTACAAGGGCGATCCACTTATGATGGTGCCGGAGTACACATTAATCGAGTGATGGGTACATCTCAATTACTTCAATTAGATCCGTTTTTATTATTAGATGAATTTAAATCTGATAATCCAAATGATTATATTGCAGGATTTCCCGATCACCCTCATCGAGGATTTGAAACCGTCACTTATATGCTTACAGGGCGGATGCGTCATAAAGATAATCAAGGAAATAAGGGATTGTTGACTGCAGGTGATGTGCAGTGGATGACAGCAGGTCGTGGTATTGTTCATTCAGAGATGCCAGAGCAAGAAGATGGATTATTGTGGGGTTTTCAGCTTTGGGTTAATTTACCAGCTCAAGATAAGATGACTGCCCCCCGTTATCAAGATATTCAATCAGAGCGTATTCCTATTTTTGAAGAAAATGGAGTAAAAGTAAAAGTGATTGCTGGAGAAATCAATGGCTATAAAGGACCTGTAGATGCTCCTACCACCCAGCCTATTTATTTGGATATGGAATTACCACCTCAAGCTAGCTATAGCTTATCTTTGCTTGATCACTATAGTGCATTTATTTATGTTTATGTAGGATCTGCTCAAGTAGGTAACCCTATTAAAACGATAAATCAAGGCACCCTTGCGGTGCTTGATTCAGGAAATACAATCACCATAACTACAACAGATGAATCTGCCAGATTATTATTTATCGCAGGTCAACCACTTAAAGAGTCTATTGTGCGCTACGGACCTTTTGTCATGAATAGCAAAGAAGAAATCCAACAGGCACTTGCAGATTACCAATCGGGTATTTTATAA
- a CDS encoding sterol desaturase family protein, which translates to MNELTVTILHLSVWLFLLCAIFVPLERVFKIEKQAFFRSQFWVDLGYYMVNGIVSGIMLTPPLAIMGGFIYQLIPIHIHEAINGLSGGARLALSLTVGELGFYWAHRLTHKVPLLWRFHAIHHSAKEVDFLTNTRAHPVDILFTRICTFLPVLSLGLTGDSSTVTALFLVIGVTWGFFIHANIRWRFGFLENFIASPFFHHWHHTNMGQRDRNYASMLPILDHIFGTYISPKHWPTQYGIDAPMPVSFFGQLIKPFRNLYASTTRRTS; encoded by the coding sequence ATGAATGAACTCACTGTTACCATCTTACATCTATCTGTTTGGTTGTTTTTACTCTGTGCTATTTTTGTTCCCTTAGAGCGCGTATTTAAAATTGAGAAACAAGCTTTTTTTCGCTCTCAATTCTGGGTGGATCTTGGTTATTATATGGTCAATGGAATAGTCTCTGGCATCATGCTGACACCGCCTTTAGCCATTATGGGCGGCTTTATTTACCAGCTAATTCCAATCCATATTCATGAAGCCATTAATGGGCTTTCTGGAGGTGCTCGCCTTGCTTTATCACTCACAGTAGGGGAATTAGGTTTCTACTGGGCCCATCGTCTGACTCATAAGGTTCCTTTGCTTTGGCGATTTCATGCTATTCATCATAGTGCTAAAGAGGTAGATTTTTTAACCAATACCCGTGCTCATCCGGTAGATATTCTTTTTACCCGGATTTGTACTTTTCTACCTGTACTTTCCTTAGGATTGACTGGGGATTCATCTACGGTAACTGCATTGTTTTTAGTCATTGGGGTAACGTGGGGATTTTTTATTCACGCAAATATCCGCTGGCGTTTTGGATTTTTGGAGAATTTTATTGCCTCTCCTTTTTTTCACCATTGGCACCATACTAATATGGGGCAGCGGGATAGAAATTATGCCTCTATGCTACCTATCTTAGATCATATTTTTGGGACTTATATTTCCCCTAAACACTGGCCTACTCAGTACGGCATTGATGCTCCTATGCCTGTTTCATTTTTTGGCCAACTCATTAAACCTTTTCGTAATCTTTACGCTTCAACTACCCGCCGTACCTCTTAA
- a CDS encoding DUF642 domain-containing protein, whose product MKVTKISAALALSTAFTINAHAAPLVSNGDFSQSTYSTASQVGDSGTTSYGQGLAGWTATGYTIWYPSVQDSIDGPVANQFTNDTGTSPDNAQNLHSTMTGTDANGTSMNIGAFVGLDGDQTQDQDFSNGNTVQASISQTINGLTAGQNYTVSFDWGAAQLQGRTGKTTEQLQVSLGNVPLSPSGTLPSGAQSTAVLDNSSGGFTGWQSQSFTFTAQGASQVLSFLSVGTPGGLPPMAVLANVAMVADVTPPNNVPEPAAIILFGTGLFGLAFFMRRYSANLL is encoded by the coding sequence ATGAAAGTAACGAAAATATCTGCTGCACTCGCCTTGAGTACAGCTTTTACAATAAACGCTCACGCAGCCCCTTTAGTCTCAAATGGAGATTTTTCTCAGTCCACCTATAGTACAGCCAGCCAAGTAGGCGATAGTGGTACCACATCTTATGGACAAGGACTCGCTGGCTGGACAGCGACTGGTTATACCATTTGGTATCCTAGCGTACAGGATTCTATTGACGGACCAGTAGCCAATCAATTTACTAATGATACTGGCACATCTCCAGATAACGCTCAGAATTTACACTCTACTATGACAGGTACGGATGCCAATGGAACTAGTATGAATATTGGTGCCTTTGTCGGGTTAGACGGAGATCAGACTCAGGATCAAGACTTTTCTAATGGGAATACTGTTCAAGCTTCTATCTCTCAGACGATCAATGGATTAACAGCTGGGCAAAACTATACTGTTAGCTTTGATTGGGGCGCAGCCCAACTACAAGGTCGTACTGGAAAAACTACTGAGCAGCTTCAAGTTTCTCTAGGTAATGTACCTCTATCTCCAAGTGGGACTCTCCCAAGTGGTGCTCAATCTACAGCTGTTCTTGATAATTCTAGTGGTGGATTCACTGGCTGGCAATCTCAATCTTTTACCTTTACCGCCCAAGGTGCTAGCCAAGTGTTAAGCTTTCTTTCTGTAGGTACTCCAGGCGGACTTCCTCCTATGGCAGTATTAGCTAATGTAGCTATGGTAGCGGATGTTACTCCTCCTAATAATGTGCCAGAGCCTGCTGCAATTATTTTATTTGGGACGGGGTTATTTGGATTAGCCTTCTTTATGCGTCGCTATAGCGCAAATTTATTATAA
- a CDS encoding PEP-CTERM sorting domain-containing protein, producing the protein MKLSKIYTALAFSTVLATSAHANLILNGDFSDAGGITTPTQFGTASGNGYTASNFIANWTGNDGYEIWYPSASDATTMNATGQWTSTGQEMLWGPVAPPPSGSGSFVGLDGDQTAGVQSSISQQVTGLTAGQQYTLTFDWGAAQMQSRTGGTTEFLQVSFGDDTQYTGTNGAQSTIPTGNDLLNNASEGFTGWQSATMTFTATATSQALTFLSVGTPSGLPPMALLTNVSMVANPSVPEPSMMMLFGTGLFGLAFISRRCAVTLG; encoded by the coding sequence ATGAAACTATCAAAAATATATACAGCACTTGCTTTTAGCACGGTACTTGCCACTAGTGCCCATGCCAATTTAATTTTAAATGGTGATTTTTCTGATGCTGGTGGTATCACTACTCCTACTCAGTTTGGTACTGCAAGCGGTAATGGCTATACAGCATCTAACTTTATTGCAAATTGGACTGGAAATGATGGCTATGAGATCTGGTACCCAAGCGCATCAGATGCGACTACCATGAATGCTACTGGACAATGGACTAGCACTGGTCAAGAAATGCTCTGGGGTCCTGTTGCTCCACCACCTAGTGGGAGTGGCTCGTTCGTAGGTCTAGATGGTGATCAGACAGCTGGTGTCCAATCTAGTATTAGCCAACAAGTCACAGGTTTAACAGCCGGCCAACAATATACCCTAACTTTTGATTGGGGTGCAGCTCAAATGCAAAGCCGTACCGGTGGTACCACAGAATTTCTACAAGTTTCTTTTGGTGATGATACACAATACACTGGTACTAATGGTGCACAAAGCACTATTCCTACAGGTAATGATCTTTTAAACAACGCTTCTGAGGGCTTTACTGGTTGGCAGTCTGCAACTATGACCTTTACCGCAACTGCAACAAGCCAAGCCTTAACATTTCTTTCTGTCGGTACCCCAAGTGGGCTTCCTCCTATGGCATTACTCACCAATGTATCTATGGTAGCTAATCCTAGCGTGCCAGAGCCTTCTATGATGATGCTATTTGGTACAGGATTGTTTGGATTAGCTTTCATAAGCCGCCGCTGTGCTGTTACGCTAGGGTAG